Genomic segment of Lagopus muta isolate bLagMut1 chromosome 3, bLagMut1 primary, whole genome shotgun sequence:
TTTTGATCTTTGCTATGAGGTGAGTTCAAGTGTTCTAacctctgctctttgctgctctctgaagCTCAAGCTACTGTTTAAAACTTCTTCCttgaatatagaaaaaaaacaaacaaacaaacatgaggAATTGTTGGCAGATGTTGCTGGCATATGGACTGCACTAACTTAGGGTGACTCAGGAGTCAGCATAATTCAAGTACCATGGGAAGAGTGGGCCCTCTCCCTCCAGGAGGGCTTGATTGATCATTTCTCTGCTAgaaggaatcacagaaaggcctgggttggaaggcaccttaaagcccacccagtcccaccctaTGCTGTAGTCAGGGCTGCCacctcccagctcagctgcccagggctccatccaacctggccttgagcacctgcagggatgtggcaaAACTTAACATTTCCCACTGGTGACTCCCATGTGTCACTGTCTCTAAGTAAATTTGCAAATAAACAACTAACTAGTAGATAAATGCATGCTTCCCTTGTGTCTGAATTGTACCATCATCTGCTGCTCTTAGAGGGAAAGCTAAACAGTGGAAGATGTTTTCTTATGCACTTGCTTAGATGTTTCTGCTTTGGAGATCAGTAAATAGGAAGGTTAGCTCTGAAGAGGAAGACAAAATAGCATACTCTTCTgcagcagattttcttctgtggcTGTGAGGCCCTATTTATTCTCTCTGTTCATGCCTGCACACACTGCACATCTTTGCTATTTGCAGGTCCATACTGGATCTTTGACTCAtccttggaaaagaaaaataataattaaccAGACTAGATAAAGCATTCAATTACTTCTTGCAACACTTGGAAAAGAGAGGAATAAAGTTACTTTTTCTGAGGGAATTTTGATGTACTTGctccacaagaaaaaaaggtacTACTACCTAACTACTTTAAGACTGTAATTGCAGCTTCCACTGAGAGCATCTGTGCTTTTTGTGTGCAGAGTGATTTCTGGCTTGGTTATGGCCAGGGTTTGGGcgttgttttcttgtttctttctctcatcCCCTCTTTCCTgatgaagagaaaactgagagaCTGAAATGTTAATGGTGCAAGGCATCAATGAGTGATCTACTGGAATTAGTAACAACttatatttttcactgtaaatacagtgctgttgttttgttgtcGTTCTAAGCAAGAATCTATTCACATGGATGCAACACCTGTTACATTTGATCAGATCATCCTCACATAAAAATCCAACAGCCTTTATCATCATGCCACttccattaattttatttaaaaaaatatatatatattgctacTTCTGTGTAAATCTTGGAACAGTTTTGGTCATTATGGAAGTACGTACACTACTGCAGGCTGACAACTAGGTTGCTAGCTACCTAATTTGATGTTTGTACAGGCACTGTTACTCACTATTGGACAGCATGATTTCTTGAAAGGGCTGTTAAAAATGTACCTAAATAATATGGTGCAATAAATCTGGGCTACTGCATTTTGTAGTAGTACAGCTGATATGCCAACAGTTGGAGTTGAAGTTTAGAGTTTACAAGTACATTTCCTAATCCACTTCAGTGTATTAACACTTTCACTGAATGTGTTCTATGGAGGATGCTTATGTGTCTCCTGAACATATTTACAGCATGATccacctttccttttccttttatatgAAGTTTGGAAATAAACAGTAGAACACTTGAGGTACAATTAGGGCATTTACCTACGATCTCAGTTCTGTCCAAGAAGCAGACATACTCAtaatgcagagatgctgccttGTACTCAATGATGAGAGTACTCTGAAAGTTCAAGCAGAAATTAGCTTTTCCTTGAGAAATTTTATATAACTACCCTAGCATTTCTTCTATGCTAAAATAAAtacctttggaaaagaaaacagattttggaaCACACTAAGATTTTATGCAGGGGTATTGCAGCTTAATCATTCCATCTTCaaaatttttttgtgtgcaagCCCATCTTTCTCTGCAACGTGTAGGCAGGCAGATACAACAGAAGCAACTACTCAGCTCTTGACAAGGACTGCGGAGGAAGCACTTGATGGCAGGATAATGGGGAAGAAGGTTAACGGGGAAGACAAGATGGGAGGAAAACACATAaacaagagacaaaaaaaagcaaacaatagcCAAGAGGCAGTGTGGTAGTTTAAAGAAGCAGTCAGTGTCATCTGGGAGAAAATCAAGAGGTCAATGCACAAAACTGAGCACTTGTGTCAGCTGCTGGTGTTATCAGGAAAGGTTCTGTTCTGGACCAGTCACTGTTTGTTTCTGTACTGCTAATGGTGCTATGAGCAGTCACATCTGATGCACAAAGGTTGAATTTCTCATCCACTTTCCAGTGTTAGTCAAACTAATTTGCTCATCTTGAATTTTGAACAAAACTTTGTGACGTCAAATCCACTGCTATATGTGTTGTTCAACAAACAATTTGAGGAATACATTCAcaaaaaatgagagatttttttttaaatacttaaaggCTTTATCTGCCTATTAATGCATGTGTTCTGAATCACTTCTAGCTGCTGTTCTAAAAATCCAGCTCGTCTGATGAAACTTCAtgtttcaaatctttttttggCACACAGGAAAAGGCTATAAATTTACTTATTGAAAACCAACTTCACTGTAATTTTGTTATTAagaaagctttgcagaaaactgaTCAGCAGAATTACtggaatgctttattttaattgatCTATCTAAGGAGCAtccagaggctttttttttttttttttttttttaagagcacaCTGCAAATTCAGAGGACTAAAGAAGTATTTACTAAGAATACAtatacagaaatacatttgtctCCCTTTCAGAATGAATAAAAACTTGTCATGCTTTCATGAGAACCTCATCCTCCAGGAAGCAGTACCCACAACCCACCTCTTACCCTGTGCCCCTACAAAGTTTTCACATAGATAGCAACAAACGAGGTATCTTCATCGGCACAAACAACCAGCATCTCCGTCAGCACCAGGTAACGCTGCTCAGATACAGCTCATAAATCTTGCTGGAAATcacaagagaagcagaagcGCTGGTTCACTAATGACTTGGAACTGGGAGAACTGTGTGCCACTTCTTGCAGGGTCTCATCAATCCACCTTCCAGCTCAGGCAGTTCTGCAACATATTTTTTGCCAGCTGTGCGTTAGCAGTttgatagcaaaaaaaaatgtcatgctGACGTTcatgttattgttttttgtGGTTGCCACTGACAAGAGAAGAGATATTGCCATCTGGATACTCTCAGTTGCTCGAGAGAACTGCTTCCACAATTTCAGAATTCTGACATGGCAAATTATTTgtgggcttttattttttttaaattagccTTATTTAATATAGGACTTTGCCAGATTACTCTTTGCAATTGCATTTTGTGACTGTTATATTCAATTTTGCAATGCACTGCAATGTAACTAGATATTTCAAGGCATGAAACCATAACAAAAATTTTAattgcaacagaaaaacaactttcCCCTCTACACCATGTGTTTGTTTAATGTCAGTTTCCCTTTGTGTATGATGAAATGACACATCCACATTCGAAACCTGAAACACTGATGAAATCTCCTGAGTATCtaaagctgcagagctgctttaacaaaataaaagaacgCCTGTCACGTTGCAggttcaaaaataaaacaactcaTCAATCTACTAAAAGTCTGCCCAcagatcataaaaaaaaaaaaaaaaaaaaacagccgTAAGGAAGCCTGATGCTTTTCTCACTCAGAAGAAACTCGCCACTCCAAAGTCACTGAGAACCTTCCACTGATTTCAACAGGGTGAGCAGCTCAGAGACACTCAGGACTATAATTATGCTTTAAAATTAACATTATGCACATACTTTCATGAATATGAAAACCAGAACAGGGGAAAGGCTCAAAGCAACAATTGCGAATGAAGACTCCTAAAAGAACATGCTACAGTTTGAGATCAATTACTCAGTgttactcaggaaaaaaatctaattttaacaGGTCAAacctataattttttttttccatagcacGTCAAAATCTCACATTCCTGCAGATGTCAGAAAGCACTGTTAGAAATGGAGACAGATTTTGCTGACTGAACCAAAGCATAGTTTCTCAGAGTCAAAACcactgtttattttgaaattactcCTACATGGTTATTATCCACTTAAAAGCATAAGCAAACCTTTGGCCTTGTAGCATCTCTCTAATCATTCAcactacaaaaacagaaatttatgGCATCATAAGTACTTACCaaaataaaagactttttatctctcagttttgtttgcaaatgttttattaaaaaaaaaaatcttttaatgcTATTACTCAATACATGTGTAATAATACTTGATAAAGTATCACATCATAGTAGGTATTTTGAAGAACATTATGGTTTTAACTAAATTATCAACACTCTGTTCTGCTCTATTCTGTTCTAAATTGtcattttttcaaaatttaagCAAACTCCTTCTTTGTCAAGGTACGTCATCCTTAAGGCCTTGCAAACTTTTTAGTGATTGAACCAAAACAAAGAGAGAGCTCAGCTTTCTTAATCTAAAGAGCACTGTGCTCTTGAGCTTAAAAAAGTGCCTGTGGTTTTCAAGCAGTTAGTGGCAAATCAGCAAGAAAGAAATCGGAGGAGAAGGAGCACTTGGAAATCAAGACAATTAAAGTGCACGGTTATACTGTCCGAAATTGTATTAAGCTGATCTCAAGAACTTGCTGGACTGTGGATATTTAATACAATTTGGCTTGCAAGGAACATACAATCGGACAGAaggattttcttcctgaagtcaTCTACAGGATTTACTGAATTCAGATTTTCAAGGGTAGCATACTGCAGCTCTTTGGATATAGACTGGTTTCCTAAGTCCACAAAAAGAtgaagaagggggaaaaggggTGGAGGGTTGCAAGGTGTCTTTGCGCTTTCTTGGTTTTTCAGATGCCAGTACTTTCCAGCTCCCCATCCTCCAGCCCTAATGCAGCGTGCGACCTAGAAATCATAAAgagtttctctttctttgtgtaCTGTCTTTGAATTTGCTGAGATTGTTCCcctgtttgttctgtgctggtAGCCTTGAGGGGGTCCATTTTCTCAACTGGTTCCTCCTCACAGTCCTGGATTTTACTGGCTGGGGTGTTGGCAACTGACTCCAAGGAGGTGCCGGCCTCCTCCAGGTGACTGTAGCCCTTATTGCTGCTGGAAGGCTCAGACTGTGAGCTCTGGGAGTCCATCCTGGTGATGGCGGGGGGAGTTGAGGGAGGCGATTCCCCCAGGTCCAGAGATCTGGAGTGGCTAGAAGTTGCCAACAGGCTGGAGTCCAGGCCTCCCCTGACAGCTGGAGACCGAGGTGGCTCAGGAGAAAGGGGACGCCTTGCATCAGGCAAGCAGCTGGTGCTCTGCCGCCTGAGAACCAGCTTGTGCCTCCTTGTCCTGTAGCCTCCCTCGACGTGGCTGAGGTCAGTCAGGCTCAGTTCAAACTCCCCCCGTGGGATTTCCTGGGCTCCCCGCTCACCAGGAGGCCTCCGCCAGCCTCCCGCTCTGCCACTCTGCGTCAAGGGCAGAAGAGTGAAAGCACTCAACGAGGATCCAACAatggagctggctgtgctgcgCTGGCCCCAGCTCTCTGGTGGGCTGCAGGGCGGACTGGTGAAGGTGCGGCCAGTACGGGCAGCACGCTCCTGGTAGATGCTGTACACAGCCTCGGCCAGGCTGGGAGGCTGCGGCAAGGTGCAGAAGGAGGAACGTCGTGGCGAGGATGCTAGGTCAGGTGGGGAAAAAGAGGCAGCCAGGCCCGGTGGCCAAGAGCTCTTGGCCAGCATAGCCGCAGCACCCAGGCCTTCACCACCAGGCTTTAGCTCCAGGCCCCGTGACTGCACATAATTGACAAAGCCATTAAGAGGAGCTGAGGCGCCTCCATCCTTCGCCCGCAAGCTGTGGGCATCAATAACAGTGGAATAGAGGTCCCGCAGGTTGATGATCTTGGTCTTCTTGTCACGGTTCTCATGCAATACTGCATTGGCGCAGATGAAGAGGAAGATGCCAATACCCATGATGAGGGGGCCCAAGACCTTCAGCTTGTCTGAATGCAAGTAGCTTGAGAAAAGACCGAAAAGGAAACCCACTGAAGCTTGGGGGGATGAGGAAGTGGGATAGGACTGCGGGAACTCCTGGCTGATAGCAGCGGTGGAATTGGCTCTGGAAGGTGACTCCAGGTAGATCTCAGCTTGTGCCCCTTCCTGGTTCTGGGAGCGGTTCTTGAGGGTGCCACCCTGAGGGGCCAGGTGCCTGCCCTCACTAACTCCTCTGTATACCTGGCTGGACTTAGGCCAGTAGCCCACAATAGCCAAGGCGATGCCCACTAGCAGTACCAGGATGCCACAGAGGGCGATGAGCCCTGAGATGGAGCACAGCTTGAGCTTGCCTTTCACAACCACAACATCATTTTTGCGTTTCTTCTTGGCCTTACGTTTGCGTTTGGGGATTTGGCTTTGTGGTCGCAAGGGATCCTGTTTCCTAGCTGAGATCCTCAGGAGGCCTCCAGTGGCGATCATGGCTGGCTACCCAGGGCACTGCTCCCTAtagctgctccagctcctgcagggaaaaagagaagagggtGAGGATCAGTGACAGACCTATAGCACAACAGGTGTCTCCGTTTCTTGTTCGTCCTCCATTCTCCCATTAATTAAACCCCTCAACAAGTGGGACAGTGGTAACACCAACACGCTGATCTCTCTTGTCCATGCAGCTTCTGTATGTAAGAAAGACAGGCAGACTGATGAGACAGATGATTAGGCAGTTCTGCAAAGAGAAGCAGCCCCACTAGACCCTTGGCACACAgctaattaatttctttatacTCCAGATAAATGATAGATGGGGTAGTACCTGCTagcataaacagaaaatgatcaTGCTAGTCTCAGACAGTGCTTGCAAAACACCATGCTTCAGAGGAGGCTGACAGCTTCCCTGCCCTGAAGCCCCGTTCCCACAGGTTTGGGGTTATGCCACACAGCAACTTAACCACACTGTGGTTAGTGATGTAATGCAGGAACTAGATGTGAggtatgaagaaaataaaagcaggaaggaTTACATTTGATCTATAGATACCATTCATTTTACTACACTATTTGCACATTAGTGGTGGAGAGTTAAGCATATTACTTTTTctaaaggaggggaaaagaaattaCTGTGAAACATGCAAGGGAAACCAGAATAATAGAAAGCAGTATCCCATGAAAGTTTCTTTCACTTCCTTAGAATTCTAtctgcaatattaaaaaaaaaaaaaaaaaaattaatcacttGCCTGTGGTCAGGGAGTGTCAGCTGGACAGCCTCCTGCTTTGGGAACATGTGTGATGTTCAGGGCAACTGTTATGCAACCACGGCCACATCCCCCCACCTCCAGAGAGGGGAGATGGTGGCTGGTAGGTAGCATGTCACATCTTATTAAAGGAGGAGCAAACCCCTGCAAATCACCTGGGGAAAAGGCAAGGACTGCTTGTAGAGAAACTGGCAAGTGACTGAACAGCTATCATTTATAGCTTTTATTTCACTGACTGTCAGGACTCATCTGCGTGTTCCAGTGACTGAAGCCGCAAAATGCACCATGTAGGAACaattcctgtgctgctgtgatatttttttttttttcctggactCTCTACCCCTCACACTTCCAAGAAGAAGGCTTCCCCCCCCTTGCTAACAGTCCAGTTTGGGACGgtttagctttgtttttccaaggGAACAAAAAGATGACAGCACTGAATATAATCTGGTTTATAAAGTTCAATTCATTGCACTGAAAGACAATTAAGCAAGcgcctagaaaaaaaaaaaaatacttctcgTCCTTTCCCTGTTTAGCGTTTAAATCTCATTTCTCCCCTCCTCTATTCTCAGATTTTACATGTAGGTGAGGATTCTATGCCCAATTTACTCTGTTCGATTTTTTTTGCTGCCAGCGAGGACGTTGTTAAATTACTCTCTGAGGTACGGCGTACTCAAAACAAAGGGCAGGAACGAGAAGTCTCTATCACCAAACtacttactttaaaaacaacttaaaaaaattttttttttttcagtgcagaagtgTAATTACCGGGGCAGGATTTGCTGTAATCGCCGCTCGCTGATCTCATTCCTTCTCCTGCCCCCCCGACAGGAGCCGGTCTCCTCCACAACGACGAAAACAGATGGCAATCATTTCGGAGCTGCCTTCCTGAGACAGTACCGCCCGGCACTGAGTTTTTCCCGTTTAGAAAGGAGCGCAGAGCACGTGAAGGATGGGACCGCCAACGAGAGCACCAGCGACggcaacagaagaaaacaacgCAGAGACTCGGGGACACTTCCGAAAGCTGCGGAGCGAATGCACGAGCCGATGGCGGTGCGCAGACAGCGGGCGCCCCGGGGCGCAGTTCTCACGCTGTTCTGAcagacggacggacggacggggAACCGAAGAGGAGAGAATCCGGGCTTCGCGCCCGCTCCTCAGGTACCGCTCGCGGAGCGAATAAGCGGTCTTCGGGAGCCGGGCGGCCAGGCTGCTGGGCGCTGCTCCCGGCGGCAGGGGCCGGGGTCTCCCGAACACCGCGCAAAATGGCAGCGGCGCCGCCGAAGGCTCCGCGCCCACTTACCGAGAAAGACCGGCGAGAGGTCCGCGGCCGAGCCGCAGCGGGGAAGAAACTTTCCGGCCCGAGCGGGCATCCCCGCGcggcgcccgccccgccgccgcctcacCGCCCCTCACGGCcccgggcgggcgggcggcggggctggGCCGAGCACTGGGCTCTCCcacggccccgccgccgccggccgcctCAGGTTGCTCGGCGGGAGCGCTGCCCCCGCGCCGTGCCGCATCCTTcccgccgcggggccgcccctCGGCAGCGCCCGCCCGGCGGAGCCGCCGTCTCTGCCGCTTAGGGCGGTGCGCGGCTGCCGCGACTAGCGGCCGGACTCGGAGCCGTTGCTAAGAAACGGAGCCGTGACAcagggaaatggctgcaggACGGCCACCGCCGCCCCCCCACCTGCGCACCTGCGCACCTGCGCCGGCCCGCCGCGGCCCTGCCCTCACACGGTCTGCCCCCgaccgcccggccccgccccgccccggccgCCACGCCCTGCCCTGCCTCGGCCCGCCATGTCATGCGTGCTGAGGCGGTGGGGTCGGGTGCTGTCCGGCACTCTGTGTCCCTTTGCTTTGGGCGGCTGACCGTGCTCCTTGTGGGAAGTTGGAGATGTGCAACTCCTTCTTGTGCCTGCCCTACAGCCGCCCCTCACGCCCTGTGAGGGGAAGGTGGCACTCCCAAGCACAGGTGTAGTGGGCTTGGAGTGCGTGTCCTTGCTTGTACTCAGCTATGGTTGTTTTTCTGGTCCATCAAGCAGCTGGCCATGGGAGAGGTGTAGCGTCCCTTCCTGTCCCTTCCTCTTAGCCTATCATTTAGCATTGTGGACCTCTCCCAGGCTGCCCGAGGGCTTGCTTCACCAGGTGGCACTCATCCTCTCCCAGCTCTCCGATTTAGGAGCTCACCAGCTGTGTgaaaccatagaatcatggtaccaccaaggctggaaaagacctgcaagagCATCCTGTCCACCTGGCCATCTACCACCAgcatttccccactaaaccatgttccttagtacaaCAGCTACCcatttcttgaatgcctccagggaatCTTCCATCAATGTTGTccctgtgccctcacagccagTTGTCTTTGAacctatttaaaaaatgctCATCTTGAGCACAGATCTCAAATGACAGTAGAGAGGATTTAAAAGGAAGAATGGCACGTGCAGCAAgatcaagatatttttttcccttgagttTGCAGGAATTATGAGGAAGACAGCCAAGAAGCTTCTTCTGAAGGAAGATGGAAGTCAGAGCCGAGATGTGTCAACATGGTCACTGTGTATCTCACATTTTCAGCAGAGACCAGGAAACAGTATTCTGATCTGAGCATCTTTATGGAAATTTTGATTAAATGGAAGCCACATTAAGCTGTCGCACAAGTGAGATATAATCTAGCACATCCCATCATACTGCTGGTCTTATTTATTACAAGAGACTGCAGTTCACTACTTTAGTAGAGCCTTCTTAGAGGTTTACTGTGAGCTGGGAAGGGAAATCTTAGGCAGGTATCTCAAAATGTACTGAAAACTTGACCTGTGAAACTTGGGCTTCCTGCAGACATGTATTGTGTGATTTGCTGGGGTGGATGAATGGAACCCACCTTTTTTAAGTAGTCTTGGATAACTACTGAAGCTGAAGTGTGCTTAGCCTAGGCTAAAACAGCCCTCTTCTACCTCTGCTTGACCTCTTTTTGCATGGGAGAACTCTGTTTTGTGTAACAACCTGCCAGGAACTATCAAGTAATAAATATAATTGTTATGATTTGAAAtggtgatgttttgtttttgttttttgttttttgttttttttttttaagatccaACACAGGGTGACAAAATTGTAGGAGAGATTATGAATATTCATTTAAGTTTTACATATTCCAGCCTCACTGATTCTGTAGTTCTATGAATTTTCATCCAGACTGCTAGTGCACGTTGTTTACCCCCAACTATCAGTGCCTGATTTGAGAACAAACAAATCCTAAATCTGTACATATGCGTTTTGATCTCAGTTGCAGTCTGTCTACAGAATCACTTGGGGCACATTTCTTTTAGTACATATATAACTTTTGGTTATGCAACAGGCTTGAAATTTAAGATTTATTATTTAAGAACTTCTTATAAAAGTCTGCTTTGAACACTTTCACTGAACCTGAGCCTTCCAACATTCGATaatttgctttgtgttcagCCCAGACTATCAGAGAAATCCAAACATATCACATCTGTTTCCACCAGAGACCTGTATCACATCAATAATGCAGCATCATCAGACTCTCCCTGAAAAGCTCCTGTGTTAGAGGGAAAACAAGAGCGAGTTTTTAAAGGGCAAAGAGCTCTTTTCTGTATCTGAGtcacattttctatttctgtcaaACTAAACCATTCTATTTAGCTATCTTTTTATACaacagcttttccatattttcattGCTAAAGTTTTGAGTGATTAGGCTATCATCACATTCACAGTTTTCAAATTGCTCCTTCCAAAATTTGATGTAGGTGAGTCCAAATCctggaaaaatagaaatatgttCTTGGATGAAAAGCTACTGAAGACGTTATGCAGTAGCAAGCAATGCAGTCATAATTGACTCTGCATGGTAAGGACTTTGTAAGCCTACAAAGGCAGGCTGAATCCCTTAGAGAAAGTTACCAGGCTGAGTTACATATCCTTATGCATCCTACAAattcttcttgttctttaagAAATACATTGGGAGCtttaatgaaacatttattttatttttaattgacatGGATTGTGTGTTCCCAGAAGTGGAATGGTTGCAAAAGACAGCTTTCCTATTACTCTGATTTACTAGTTGCTTGAGTTAATCTGTTACTCTGTAGTGTTTGAGCACTactgagcactgctggcagtTTCAGAATAAGCCTTACCTTTCTATAACTTAATGCATGATGATATTTATCATCAAACTGTGGTgaacttaaatatttattaggAATTGCAGAAAAGCCATTAGACCTGggtttctcctctcctctcctctcctctcctctcctctcctctcctctcctctcctctcctctcctctcctctcctctcctctcctctcctctcctctcctctcctctcctctcctctcctgttttTTAAGCATAtagttgttttctttatattgtTTGTGCATAAGATGATAACCTTCACATGGTCCTTCTTGGAAAATGCTTCAGTACAACCACACCATCAATTTGAGTATATCCACTTGAATAAGTTCCACTCCAGGCTGGCTGAATATGTCAGCTCTAATCCAGGAGATGTGTAGCCAAGTTAATATatctcagctctcagcaggcCCAAGGTCCAAAAATGATTCAAAGGACAACCTGAAGTACTTGGTGtacttacagaaaatattgcagGGTCTATGTAATCCAGCCATGGACGTGAGTAGAGACCCAGGGTAGAGAGAGaccttacaaaacaaaacagagagcaGGCCCTTACTAGATATACTTGTGGACTGGGCACAAGATGAAAAAAGATTCTTAGACAAGTGCTATTAAAAGCATAAGAGAGAGACATACTGCACAGACAGGTTTTCCTCAGTGATTTATCTTCACAATTTCTCAGACACAGAGTAACAGAAGACTTGAAGGGTCATTTCCGTCTCAATCTACATCCTGCTACTGAGCAGAATGGCTTCCAGTCATAACAGTGGCTCTAGACTGAAagcatgttttaattttaaatttagcCTTAGCTAATTTATTACAATTATAAAAATAAGAGCTGATGTACATTTTGTACGTGTGCTTCCCAAGTATACTGTGCTG
This window contains:
- the TMEM200C gene encoding transmembrane protein 200C, whose amino-acid sequence is MIATGGLLRISARKQDPLRPQSQIPKRKRKAKKKRKNDVVVVKGKLKLCSISGLIALCGILVLLVGIALAIVGYWPKSSQVYRGVSEGRHLAPQGGTLKNRSQNQEGAQAEIYLESPSRANSTAAISQEFPQSYPTSSSPQASVGFLFGLFSSYLHSDKLKVLGPLIMGIGIFLFICANAVLHENRDKKTKIINLRDLYSTVIDAHSLRAKDGGASAPLNGFVNYVQSRGLELKPGGEGLGAAAMLAKSSWPPGLAASFSPPDLASSPRRSSFCTLPQPPSLAEAVYSIYQERAARTGRTFTSPPCSPPESWGQRSTASSIVGSSLSAFTLLPLTQSGRAGGWRRPPGERGAQEIPRGEFELSLTDLSHVEGGYRTRRHKLVLRRQSTSCLPDARRPLSPEPPRSPAVRGGLDSSLLATSSHSRSLDLGESPPSTPPAITRMDSQSSQSEPSSSNKGYSHLEEAGTSLESVANTPASKIQDCEEEPVEKMDPLKATSTEQTGEQSQQIQRQYTKKEKLFMISRSHAALGLEDGELESTGI